The Marinilongibacter aquaticus genome has a window encoding:
- the fsa gene encoding fructose-6-phosphate aldolase, with translation MKFFIDTASLKDIQEAQDLGVLDGVTTNPSLMAKEGIGGDENVKKHYVDICNIVDGDVSAEVISTDFEGIVREGEALAQLHEQIVVKVPMIPEGIKAIRYFSERGIRTNCTLVFSAGQALLAAKAGATYVSPFIGRLDDISTDGLQLIQDIRDIYDNYGYATEILAASVRHPMHIIECAKIGADVMTGPLSAILALAKHPLTDNGLAKFLADHAKVNS, from the coding sequence ATGAAATTTTTTATCGACACTGCGAGCCTGAAAGATATTCAAGAAGCTCAAGACCTTGGTGTGCTTGATGGCGTCACCACCAATCCCTCGCTCATGGCAAAAGAAGGTATTGGAGGCGACGAAAACGTAAAAAAACACTATGTAGACATTTGCAACATTGTAGATGGCGATGTAAGTGCGGAAGTGATCTCGACCGATTTCGAAGGTATTGTACGTGAAGGCGAGGCTTTGGCTCAATTGCACGAACAAATTGTGGTAAAAGTGCCAATGATTCCGGAAGGCATAAAAGCAATAAGATATTTCTCTGAACGCGGAATCAGAACAAACTGTACTTTGGTGTTCTCTGCGGGACAGGCTCTTTTGGCCGCCAAAGCGGGAGCAACATATGTATCTCCCTTCATCGGCCGTTTGGACGACATCTCGACTGACGGTTTGCAATTGATTCAAGACATTCGTGATATATACGACAATTACGGCTATGCCACAGAAATACTTGCGGCTTCTGTTCGTCACCCGATGCACATCATCGAATGTGCGAAAATCGGTGCGGATGTAATGACTGGTCCACTTTCTGCGATTTTGGCTTTGGCAAAACACCCATTGACCGACAACGGCTTGGCCAAGTTTTTGGCAGACCACGCCAAAGTGAACAGCTAA
- a CDS encoding transmembrane 220 family protein, whose translation MKFKTYFLYFCIALMVLFAYFQWNDPDPHIWIPLYLFVAYMGYRKLKFNDAKIVFFGPAFLYFLWGLSLYPEIWEGVMLNEMGMKTMNIELGRESWGLFINTSLLVIFAFLPNEK comes from the coding sequence ATGAAATTCAAAACATATTTTCTCTATTTCTGTATCGCCTTGATGGTCTTGTTCGCTTATTTTCAGTGGAATGACCCCGACCCGCACATTTGGATTCCCCTCTATTTATTTGTGGCTTATATGGGCTACAGAAAACTTAAATTCAATGATGCGAAAATTGTCTTTTTCGGTCCTGCCTTTTTGTATTTCCTGTGGGGATTGAGCCTTTACCCCGAAATATGGGAAGGTGTAATGCTCAACGAAATGGGCATGAAAACGATGAACATTGAACTTGGACGTGAGTCTTGGGGCCTTTTTATCAATACTAGCCTCTTGGTGATTTTTGCTTTTTTACCGAATGAAAAATAA
- a CDS encoding T9SS type A sorting domain-containing protein: protein MKNKHLVLLGLLLTTLHTFGQWPYKSEEPVGLSVGSGAKFDAAYTWDKTGNTYYIWTDFRSGNGELYFQKLDVFGNPQFAENGIKVGEVVQGKNFTLTNRVILPMPNGNVALAWHSIPDASQPNNKKVEIKTVSSDGKVTAFEYAWLSGKTVFSNDVNTALLALAYENEKIALAFNDYRGGSDDIYLVHFDSASSAKHALLKTNSTNGSKAVFDEENQRIVLLSKQTANEDYLVAAFDLDGTVLISDKQFLLNPPNFNGESRIDFIRNTNGQTLIGRTLEGTSGKKVIAQKLDKLFNNVWHTGNLALGSASGYDLQVEMNSDGGATMAWIEPNSFTERMMMARVDGSGNLLWKRSVFQGQNGVNYFSPNKFTTDQEGGGYSLWFTPKNGGFDLSIQHLDKNGNRTFGETGIAIDDFNWFGVYRLLPHPKGGVVAFYSGTKEADINTENYDLYTNFIDNEATFGLKQKFNVILEEEGFCPNTAVSSTSIAKNSDIAKVDIVGNGGMKSWDSFASFTHIPEDLPAGHYVFYFTDSEGMISDSLGFEMYPSVVPANVQESLSVFVGETIALTASGGATYTWSGPQAFASTTQNPSLPNASLAMSGTYSVNIENEFGCSATAQTVVSVQQVLANEPNFKSLVYPNPSRDQVRVTLENDIVSVWAVSPNGQKQSLHFEDKTLDVRVLKTGLYLIKIRDKAKRDHTFRFMKN, encoded by the coding sequence ATGAAAAATAAACATTTAGTCCTTTTGGGGCTGCTGCTGACCACACTGCACACTTTTGGCCAGTGGCCTTATAAATCTGAAGAACCTGTGGGCCTGTCTGTGGGCTCTGGGGCAAAGTTTGACGCCGCGTATACTTGGGACAAAACGGGGAATACATATTATATCTGGACCGATTTCAGATCTGGAAACGGGGAGTTGTATTTTCAAAAGCTCGATGTTTTTGGCAATCCGCAGTTCGCCGAAAATGGAATAAAAGTGGGTGAAGTAGTGCAGGGGAAAAACTTTACGCTGACCAACAGAGTTATTTTGCCCATGCCCAATGGCAATGTAGCCTTGGCTTGGCACAGCATTCCCGATGCGAGCCAGCCCAACAACAAAAAAGTAGAAATAAAGACGGTTTCTTCCGATGGAAAAGTGACTGCTTTTGAGTATGCTTGGCTTTCAGGAAAGACTGTTTTCAGCAACGATGTCAATACGGCATTGCTTGCATTGGCCTACGAAAACGAAAAAATAGCCTTGGCTTTCAATGATTACAGAGGTGGGTCGGATGATATTTATCTCGTGCACTTTGATTCCGCAAGTTCGGCAAAGCATGCCTTGTTGAAAACGAATTCGACCAATGGATCGAAGGCTGTTTTTGATGAAGAAAATCAACGTATTGTACTCTTGTCAAAGCAAACGGCCAATGAGGATTATTTGGTTGCAGCTTTCGATTTGGATGGCACAGTGTTGATTTCGGATAAGCAATTTTTGCTCAATCCCCCTAATTTCAACGGCGAATCCAGAATCGATTTCATCCGCAATACAAACGGACAAACCCTGATTGGACGAACGCTTGAGGGAACGTCGGGCAAGAAAGTGATTGCCCAAAAGCTTGATAAGTTATTCAACAATGTGTGGCACACGGGCAATTTGGCTTTGGGCTCTGCCTCAGGTTACGATCTACAGGTTGAAATGAATTCAGACGGCGGAGCAACCATGGCTTGGATTGAACCCAATTCGTTTACAGAACGCATGATGATGGCCAGAGTCGATGGCTCGGGTAATTTGCTGTGGAAACGTTCCGTTTTTCAAGGCCAAAATGGGGTGAATTACTTTTCGCCAAACAAATTCACCACCGATCAGGAAGGTGGCGGTTACAGCCTTTGGTTTACTCCGAAAAATGGCGGTTTTGATTTATCGATACAGCATTTGGATAAAAACGGAAACCGAACCTTTGGCGAAACGGGCATTGCTATCGACGATTTCAACTGGTTTGGGGTTTATCGCTTATTGCCACATCCAAAGGGTGGGGTGGTGGCCTTTTATTCGGGTACGAAAGAAGCGGATATCAATACCGAGAACTACGATCTATATACCAACTTCATTGACAATGAGGCCACATTTGGGTTGAAGCAAAAATTCAATGTGATTTTAGAAGAAGAAGGTTTTTGTCCGAATACGGCAGTTTCTTCTACATCCATTGCTAAGAACAGCGACATCGCGAAAGTGGATATTGTGGGCAATGGAGGGATGAAATCGTGGGATTCATTTGCTTCTTTCACGCATATTCCCGAGGACTTGCCTGCGGGCCATTATGTGTTCTATTTTACCGATTCAGAAGGCATGATCTCCGATTCATTGGGTTTTGAAATGTATCCGTCTGTTGTGCCAGCAAACGTACAAGAATCTCTTTCTGTTTTTGTTGGCGAAACCATCGCTTTGACGGCCTCGGGCGGTGCGACATACACGTGGTCTGGTCCGCAAGCATTTGCTTCAACAACACAGAATCCGAGTTTGCCGAATGCAAGTTTGGCCATGTCTGGCACCTACAGTGTAAATATTGAAAATGAATTTGGTTGCTCGGCCACAGCACAAACAGTAGTTTCTGTACAGCAGGTTTTGGCCAATGAACCGAATTTCAAAAGTTTGGTGTATCCAAATCCAAGTCGCGATCAGGTGCGTGTCACATTGGAAAATGACATTGTATCCGTTTGGGCTGTATCGCCGAATGGGCAAAAACAAAGCTTGCATTTCGAGGATAAGACTTTGGATGTGCGTGTGCTGAAAACTGGACTTTATTTGATTAAAATTAGAGACAAAGCCAAACGCGATCACACGTTTCGTTTCATGAAAAATTAA
- a CDS encoding alpha/beta hydrolase: MKKFLYGLIACIALLALVYFMGPQPKEADLSKNYTFEIPDRAEGLTQYVLQHERHIKGLKAGNEAQIVWADSLKEKTEYAFVYLHGFSASHEEGAPVHENLAKQFHANLYKARLFAHGIDRGDSTMIDFNADDYIQSGEEALAIGKKLGKKVVLIGTSAGGAMSLFLASRHPEITALVLYSPCIEIYDPNAKMLDDPWGLQIARTILGSDTRHLEGKSPEEAKYWALNYRIESLVGLQNFLTPTMTKANFEKIKCPVFMGYYYRDEEHQDMVVSVKAELRMFDELGSETKEKMAFPNANAHVLASHVVSGSVARVESETAKFLHKVIP; this comes from the coding sequence ATGAAAAAGTTTCTCTACGGACTTATCGCTTGCATTGCCCTTTTGGCTTTGGTATATTTTATGGGCCCTCAGCCCAAAGAAGCCGATTTGAGCAAGAATTACACCTTTGAAATTCCCGATCGAGCAGAAGGTTTAACGCAGTATGTATTGCAGCACGAAAGACACATAAAAGGCCTGAAGGCGGGCAACGAAGCCCAAATTGTTTGGGCCGATAGCTTAAAAGAAAAGACGGAGTACGCTTTTGTGTATTTGCATGGCTTTTCGGCTTCGCACGAAGAAGGTGCTCCAGTGCATGAAAATTTGGCCAAACAATTTCACGCCAATCTGTACAAGGCCCGTTTGTTTGCTCATGGCATCGACCGAGGCGACAGCACAATGATCGATTTCAATGCCGACGACTACATTCAATCGGGCGAAGAAGCTCTGGCTATCGGTAAAAAATTGGGAAAGAAAGTAGTTTTAATCGGCACTTCTGCCGGCGGAGCCATGTCTTTATTTTTGGCTTCGCGACATCCCGAAATAACAGCCTTGGTACTCTATTCGCCTTGTATTGAAATTTACGACCCCAATGCCAAAATGCTCGACGACCCTTGGGGGCTTCAAATTGCACGAACCATCTTGGGAAGCGACACCCGTCATCTGGAAGGAAAAAGCCCGGAAGAAGCAAAGTACTGGGCTTTGAATTACCGCATCGAATCTTTGGTTGGCCTACAAAACTTTTTGACGCCCACCATGACCAAAGCAAACTTCGAGAAAATAAAATGCCCTGTGTTCATGGGTTATTATTACCGCGACGAAGAACACCAAGATATGGTGGTATCTGTGAAAGCCGAACTTCGCATGTTTGACGAATTGGGTTCCGAAACCAAAGAGAAAATGGCCTTTCCTAATGCCAATGCCCACGTGCTGGCCTCACACGTAGTTTCGGGCAGTGTTGCCCGCGTGGAGTCGGAAACCGCCAAATTCCTGCACAAGGTAATCCCTTAA
- a CDS encoding ParA family protein has product MAKIFIVANSSKHSGKTTTSLNLALCFATLTQRTLLISLEEQSWLDALFGLQNTGSVKANTFLTYMKGQKLDYTLFEDFDKVIVDCPVHLNASVFKAFKNLAKLIVPVESEYYGLNNIPNVIREVDNSGMELAGFLPVMSRPNSAASSAVIEQLKSYFGDLVFHPSIQRNYYLGRQKDFRKFSLSELSEKAAVTYLALANTLL; this is encoded by the coding sequence ATGGCTAAAATTTTCATCGTTGCGAATTCAAGCAAGCATTCAGGGAAAACAACAACATCTCTGAACCTAGCTCTGTGTTTTGCAACCCTTACGCAAAGAACCTTGTTGATCAGTTTGGAGGAGCAAAGTTGGCTCGATGCCCTCTTTGGCCTTCAAAATACGGGCTCGGTAAAAGCCAATACGTTTTTGACGTATATGAAAGGACAAAAATTGGATTACACGCTTTTCGAAGATTTTGATAAAGTGATTGTCGATTGTCCTGTGCATTTGAATGCCTCTGTATTCAAGGCTTTTAAAAATTTGGCAAAGCTGATTGTGCCCGTAGAATCGGAGTATTATGGATTGAACAATATACCCAATGTCATTCGCGAGGTGGACAATTCGGGTATGGAATTGGCCGGGTTCTTGCCCGTGATGAGCAGGCCAAATTCGGCTGCAAGTTCTGCGGTGATCGAGCAATTGAAATCGTATTTCGGCGATTTGGTTTTCCATCCCTCTATCCAAAGAAACTATTATTTGGGGCGACAAAAAGATTTCAGGAAATTTAGTTTGAGCGAACTTTCAGAGAAGGCCGCGGTTACCTATTTGGCTTTGGCTAATACATTATTATAA
- a CDS encoding ParB/RepB/Spo0J family partition protein: protein MKQRRGLGKGLGALLPEKEIEKEEKLVSDELSAEIPVDKIETNPFQPRTDFDENALQELAESIRLQGIIQPITVRESEKGKYQLISGERRLQASKRIGLKSIPAYVRSADKQQMLEMALIENIQRENLNAIEVALSYKRLMQECNLHQDELGDRVGKKRSTVNNYLRLLKLPYEVQEGLRQNKISMGHARALLGVDEQSDMLKLYHKTMKEQLSVRKVEELVRKLGEERPVKKEKRPSEIKQEILEIQESVARWFGKKVLIKADTKSKGEIKIPFKTKDELDEILGKLKKK from the coding sequence ATGAAACAAAGGCGAGGTTTAGGAAAAGGATTGGGGGCTTTGTTGCCCGAAAAGGAAATTGAAAAGGAAGAAAAACTGGTCTCCGACGAGCTCAGTGCCGAAATACCGGTGGATAAAATCGAAACCAATCCCTTTCAGCCCAGAACAGATTTTGATGAAAACGCATTGCAAGAATTGGCCGAATCGATTCGCTTGCAGGGCATTATTCAACCGATTACGGTGCGAGAGTCTGAAAAAGGCAAATATCAGTTGATTTCTGGTGAAAGACGTTTACAGGCTTCTAAGCGTATTGGTTTGAAATCCATTCCGGCGTATGTGCGTTCGGCCGATAAGCAGCAGATGTTGGAAATGGCCTTGATCGAAAACATTCAACGCGAAAACCTAAACGCTATCGAGGTGGCTTTGAGTTACAAAAGGTTGATGCAAGAGTGCAATTTGCATCAAGACGAATTGGGCGATAGAGTGGGGAAGAAGCGGTCGACGGTAAACAACTATCTGCGTTTGCTGAAGCTGCCTTATGAAGTGCAAGAAGGCCTTCGTCAAAATAAGATCAGCATGGGGCATGCTCGGGCTCTTTTGGGCGTGGATGAGCAATCGGATATGCTGAAGCTTTACCACAAGACCATGAAAGAGCAGCTCTCGGTACGGAAAGTGGAAGAATTGGTGCGAAAGCTTGGCGAAGAGCGTCCTGTGAAGAAGGAAAAACGCCCGTCGGAGATTAAGCAGGAAATACTCGAAATTCAAGAAAGTGTGGCCCGATGGTTTGGAAAAAAAGTGTTGATAAAAGCGGACACCAAAAGCAAGGGAGAGATTAAAATTCCGTTTAAGACAAAGGATGAATTGGATGAAATCCTTGGAAAATTGAAAAAGAAATAG
- a CDS encoding DUF5683 domain-containing protein, which translates to MAFSIAAQAQQEDKETVVDSLEKVSQAILPAQKGKFFNSLSKTFGMQDFTIDEKPKIAFRRSLILPGWGQITNNQSWLAPIIWLAAAGDYMFGIRQNNLRYKLYLGHYAKATYLSRSLIFDQDGAALPTTTPIYLQLKPKEKSQIFDIDRSVFYLMTSDSTFATVTPTCSDCSQKDLKAIEQFQLNKVFSEEEAANLDLRGPYNTTTFENAKNQYRRYKQLSMILLGAGWLMQALQANVAAHLQTFDMSDDLSFSIRPAGPATFGTQANGLSLSIVFK; encoded by the coding sequence GTGGCATTCTCAATTGCCGCACAGGCTCAGCAAGAAGATAAGGAAACTGTCGTGGATTCACTCGAAAAGGTGAGCCAAGCGATTTTGCCTGCCCAAAAGGGCAAATTCTTCAATTCGCTGTCGAAGACCTTCGGTATGCAAGATTTCACTATCGACGAAAAGCCTAAAATTGCTTTTCGTCGCTCACTGATTTTACCGGGCTGGGGACAAATCACGAACAATCAATCTTGGCTGGCTCCAATCATTTGGTTGGCGGCCGCTGGAGATTATATGTTCGGTATTCGGCAAAACAACCTAAGGTATAAGCTCTATCTTGGACATTATGCCAAAGCCACCTATTTGAGCCGCAGCCTTATTTTCGATCAGGATGGAGCGGCCTTGCCGACGACGACGCCCATTTATCTGCAGCTCAAACCGAAGGAAAAAAGTCAGATTTTCGATATCGATCGCAGTGTGTTTTACCTGATGACCAGTGACAGCACTTTTGCCACGGTTACACCGACCTGCTCAGATTGTAGCCAGAAAGACTTGAAGGCCATCGAGCAATTTCAATTGAACAAGGTGTTTTCCGAAGAGGAAGCGGCAAATTTGGATTTACGTGGCCCTTACAACACGACGACCTTTGAAAATGCGAAAAATCAGTACAGAAGGTATAAGCAATTGAGCATGATTTTGTTGGGAGCAGGCTGGTTGATGCAAGCTTTGCAAGCCAATGTGGCCGCACATTTGCAAACTTTCGATATGAGCGACGACCTTTCGTTCAGCATAAGGCCGGCAGGGCCGGCTACTTTTGGCACGCAAGCCAATGGTTTAAGTTTGAGTATAGTTTTTAAATAG
- the dapB gene encoding 4-hydroxy-tetrahydrodipicolinate reductase: MRISLVGYGKMGKVIEQIALDRGHEIAFKIDMANQADLEKISPENTDVVIEFSSPSSAYTNLKTCMSKGLKTVSGTTGWLDKKEEIERLCVENKAAFFYASNYSIGVNLFFQLNKKLAQLMRGQKEYKVSTTEIHHTEKLDSPSGTAITLAEGIIEHFDAKDSWVNQEIAKENEVPIWSLREGRVPGTHSIKYISDVDEIEIKHEAKSRLGFALGAVIAAEWLADKEGVLGMDDLLQI; encoded by the coding sequence ATGAGAATATCTTTGGTGGGTTATGGCAAAATGGGGAAGGTAATTGAACAAATTGCCTTGGATCGAGGCCATGAAATTGCCTTTAAAATTGACATGGCCAATCAGGCGGATTTGGAGAAAATCAGTCCTGAAAATACCGATGTGGTTATTGAGTTCAGTTCGCCGAGTTCGGCTTACACAAATTTGAAAACGTGCATGTCGAAAGGTTTGAAAACCGTTTCGGGCACGACGGGTTGGTTGGATAAAAAGGAAGAAATTGAAAGGCTTTGTGTAGAAAACAAGGCGGCATTTTTCTATGCCAGCAATTACAGCATTGGCGTGAACTTGTTTTTTCAATTGAACAAAAAATTGGCCCAACTCATGCGTGGGCAAAAAGAGTATAAAGTAAGCACCACGGAAATTCACCATACCGAAAAACTGGACTCGCCCAGCGGTACGGCCATTACTTTGGCCGAGGGCATTATTGAGCATTTCGATGCCAAAGACAGTTGGGTGAATCAAGAAATTGCCAAAGAAAACGAAGTGCCGATTTGGAGTCTTCGCGAAGGCCGTGTGCCGGGTACGCACAGCATCAAGTACATTTCGGATGTGGATGAAATCGAAATCAAACACGAGGCCAAAAGTCGTTTGGGTTTTGCCTTGGGAGCCGTAATCGCGGCAGAGTGGTTGGCCGACAAAGAGGGCGTTTTGGGCATGGATGACCTTTTGCAGATTTAA
- the lepB gene encoding signal peptidase I encodes MSMAKEKTKKKKGPVREWFDSVLFAVVAATLIRWMFLEAYTIPTGSMEKSLLINDFLFVSKVHYGTRAPMTPLQVPLTHQKIWFTDIPSYSDLIELPYFRFPGFTHVKNGDVVVFNYPGCPERPDEFGGFDKYPVDLRTNYIKRCIGTPGDKITLKDTQVYINDKPMENPPGMQKWYTLESNTSVNPNVWKKYDVTERGSGSQGNKYYYAINATESAVKDLEALDFVSSVYPDIIAADDSLTPFKTFPYRPDLVNWNRDNFGPITVPKKGMTVDLTNELNFALYKGIITTFDHNDNAEVKDGKVYIDGQVITKYTFNQDYYFMMGDNRYESDDSRYWGFVPEDHVVGKALLIWMSIDADGNFLNKIRWKRLFSLIK; translated from the coding sequence ATGTCAATGGCAAAAGAAAAGACCAAAAAGAAAAAAGGGCCAGTGAGAGAATGGTTCGATTCCGTGCTGTTCGCTGTGGTGGCCGCCACCCTTATCCGTTGGATGTTTTTGGAAGCCTACACAATTCCTACGGGTTCGATGGAAAAAAGTCTTCTAATCAACGATTTCCTTTTTGTGAGCAAAGTGCATTACGGAACACGTGCCCCGATGACGCCCCTGCAAGTGCCGCTTACGCACCAAAAAATATGGTTTACCGATATTCCTTCCTATTCCGATTTGATTGAACTGCCGTATTTCCGTTTTCCTGGTTTTACGCATGTGAAAAACGGCGATGTGGTGGTCTTCAACTATCCGGGTTGCCCAGAAAGACCGGATGAATTCGGTGGTTTTGACAAATATCCCGTGGATTTGCGTACCAACTACATCAAACGTTGTATCGGTACGCCAGGCGATAAGATTACTTTAAAAGACACGCAAGTGTATATCAACGACAAGCCCATGGAGAACCCTCCGGGTATGCAAAAATGGTATACGCTGGAAAGCAATACTTCTGTAAACCCGAATGTGTGGAAGAAATACGATGTGACCGAAAGGGGATCGGGAAGCCAAGGCAATAAATATTATTATGCAATCAATGCCACCGAAAGTGCGGTGAAGGATTTGGAAGCCTTGGATTTCGTAAGCAGTGTGTACCCAGACATTATTGCAGCCGACGATTCGCTAACACCCTTCAAAACATTTCCGTACCGTCCGGATTTGGTGAATTGGAATCGCGACAATTTCGGGCCGATTACCGTGCCGAAAAAGGGGATGACTGTAGATTTGACCAACGAACTTAATTTCGCTCTATACAAAGGAATTATTACCACTTTCGACCACAACGACAATGCGGAAGTGAAAGACGGTAAAGTGTACATTGACGGACAAGTTATTACCAAATACACTTTCAATCAAGATTATTATTTCATGATGGGGGATAACCGCTACGAATCCGACGATAGCCGTTATTGGGGTTTTGTGCCCGAAGATCACGTTGTGGGTAAAGCTCTCTTGATTTGGATGTCGATTGATGCGGATGGGAATTTCCTCAATAAAATCCGATGGAAACGCCTGTTTAGCTTAATCAAATAA
- a CDS encoding sugar-binding protein, which translates to MNKLLSILAIILFNCSLYAQKPSIQIESIEGPKPYTSLDLNNNPENFQFAIVTDRTGGHRAGVFLDGIQKLNLLQPEFVMSVGDFIEGYTKDQEVLNTQWTEFNGFIDSLQMPFFYVPGNHDITNEVMEEKWKELFGQTFYHFVYQDVLFMCLNSEDSYRGSGRGTIGDEQYEYIKKALEENKDVKWTMLFLHQPLWVQEADNKRWADVEALLKGRKHTVFAGHRHNYVKYDRNDSKYFILATTGGGSPLRGPRLGEFDHVVWVTMTEQGPIVANLALSGIWDENVNTEAMNDYFKPLINGQAIQVKPLYAPQGTFDSGKTEIRLSNDSNAPMQALLEFEGNTGILADFYTKTIEVAPNSVEIIPVSLSRNPNFTGELNPLKLRSELTYTLPNEEPSITKKTNYSLLPAHKQSFAPMAKVSIDGKLNDWKNLRFSNNDTHMDSTPFSHKNGNADGAFQFDTRYDKDFLYVAVKVDDDELELKDGARPRNQDGIQLFIDPRPEAISATNTSLSDVLYLELSPNSDLTKLPEGITAACVKAESGFNAEFRIPLSSLNKLQGGEWKSVRLNVAVTDFDADFSHKTVLRWQPDWRSEATFSGSGIFEK; encoded by the coding sequence ATGAATAAACTACTGTCGATCCTCGCGATCATTTTGTTCAATTGCTCGCTTTATGCTCAGAAACCCAGCATCCAGATCGAGTCAATTGAAGGGCCAAAACCCTACACCAGTTTAGACCTCAACAACAATCCTGAAAATTTTCAATTCGCTATTGTGACCGACAGAACAGGCGGCCACAGAGCGGGTGTTTTTCTGGACGGTATCCAAAAATTGAACCTGCTTCAACCCGAATTCGTGATGAGTGTGGGCGATTTCATCGAAGGTTACACCAAAGACCAAGAGGTACTGAATACCCAATGGACCGAATTCAACGGTTTTATCGATTCGCTTCAAATGCCTTTCTTTTATGTACCCGGAAATCATGACATCACCAATGAGGTGATGGAAGAAAAGTGGAAAGAACTCTTTGGTCAAACCTTCTACCATTTTGTTTATCAAGATGTTCTTTTCATGTGCCTCAACTCAGAAGACAGCTACCGTGGATCGGGGCGTGGCACCATTGGCGATGAACAATATGAATACATCAAAAAGGCTTTGGAAGAGAATAAAGATGTGAAGTGGACCATGCTCTTTTTGCATCAACCACTGTGGGTGCAAGAAGCCGACAACAAACGTTGGGCAGATGTAGAAGCCCTTCTAAAGGGCCGAAAACATACCGTTTTTGCAGGACATAGACACAATTATGTGAAATACGACAGAAACGATTCCAAGTATTTTATTCTGGCCACAACCGGTGGGGGAAGCCCACTGAGAGGGCCGCGTTTAGGAGAATTCGACCATGTGGTTTGGGTCACCATGACAGAACAAGGCCCAATTGTCGCCAACCTCGCTTTGTCGGGCATTTGGGATGAAAACGTGAATACCGAAGCGATGAACGACTATTTCAAACCGCTCATCAATGGACAAGCCATTCAGGTAAAACCCCTTTATGCTCCACAGGGTACTTTTGACTCGGGGAAAACGGAAATCCGTTTGTCAAACGACAGCAACGCTCCCATGCAAGCCCTGCTCGAATTTGAAGGCAATACAGGTATCTTGGCCGACTTCTATACCAAAACCATCGAAGTCGCTCCCAATTCGGTTGAAATCATTCCTGTTTCTCTTTCGCGAAATCCTAATTTTACGGGTGAACTCAACCCTTTAAAATTAAGAAGCGAACTCACGTATACATTGCCGAACGAAGAACCAAGCATCACGAAAAAAACGAATTATTCGCTTTTGCCCGCCCACAAGCAAAGCTTTGCTCCGATGGCAAAAGTGAGCATCGACGGAAAGCTCAACGATTGGAAAAATTTGCGTTTCTCCAACAACGATACGCACATGGACAGCACGCCATTTTCGCATAAAAACGGAAATGCAGACGGTGCTTTTCAATTTGATACCCGCTACGATAAAGACTTTCTTTATGTGGCGGTAAAAGTAGACGACGATGAATTGGAACTCAAAGATGGAGCAAGACCCAGAAACCAAGATGGAATTCAGCTTTTCATTGACCCAAGACCGGAAGCGATTAGTGCAACGAACACGAGTTTGTCGGATGTTCTATATTTGGAACTCAGCCCGAATTCTGATTTGACGAAACTTCCAGAAGGCATTACTGCCGCCTGTGTAAAAGCCGAATCGGGTTTCAATGCCGAATTCAGAATTCCTTTAAGCTCACTTAATAAGCTTCAAGGAGGCGAGTGGAAATCTGTTCGACTGAATGTAGCAGTGACCGATTTCGATGCCGATTTCAGTCATAAAACTGTGTTGAGATGGCAACCCGATTGGCGTAGCGAAGCGACTTTCAGTGGATCGGGGATTTTTGAGAAGTAG